The Arachis ipaensis cultivar K30076 chromosome B10, Araip1.1, whole genome shotgun sequence DNA window AAATCCTATCAACTACTAGCCACTACTTGTGTTTTCATCATATTATTTTAACTAATGCATTATTTGGATTTAAATGATTCAAAATGGCATAACTTAGATTTTGGAAGGATTAAGTGAGTCAAACAGAGGCCAATCCTAGGTTTAAATAATATCGCATTAGTGTTGATATTAACGATGCTATATATTTGTAGaactttttagaattttcatGATCTAgttctataaaaataaatatctaaatATTATGATAGAGAAGTTTAGAAGTTAACTAAATAAATCAAGtactagaaatatttaaaatttgaaattatctAGAATCAACTTATAGAGCTTATAAATAGGCCATCATAGAATTTATTGTAATTAACTAATAAACATATCAAATTCCACTAGCATTTGTACTCTCTTTTTaactcaataaaaaaatataactattaAATTTCTCAAACCATTTATTTAAACTACTTATTCACCAAAACTATCCTTACTACAATATTCAAGTCCATAATACACTAAACTAATATCAAACTATTTCATAAAACTAACAGTAGCATCAGAGCTACATTCGATCATCTATTGGGCGTAAAATCTTTCTTTCTAACTTATCAACTATACATATCTACCACATTATAACCcactcaaaaaataaaattttttccatAACATGACTATCTCAACCATCAATATTCCCATGTCCATATTGTCAGAAGATAATTATGAAAATTGGCATTCTCAAATAAAAACCTTTCTACAATTACAAGACTTGTGGAATGTTGTTCACGAAGAGTTTATCATGCTAGAAAATCAAGCAACATTTTCTGCTgtagaaaagaaaaaatttaaagaagAGCAACAAAGAAATTATATTGCTCTATGTTTTCTCTAACAAGCTGTAACATTAAGGATGATTTTGTTTAagagataattttaaaaataattttaatattaaggatgattttaaaaaaaaattagaaataattttaattttcacaCTAAACCATATGAATCAAAACAGTACTTATTCCAAACAAATCCATAATGAACAGAAAATATGCATCTACTTATATATCTTTTCATTTGTCTCTTCACTGCATAAGTCTATACTTATAGTTTTTTATCTAGGGCTTTCTTGTACATCTATAGTTTAGATTGCATTCTTGTAAATTTGAGGATAATATATGTTGAATTGATAACATCTTTTGAAATAACTCAAAACCAAGATAGCATTTTGAGCTAAGTTATTAAGTTTACAGACTTCTCAACACTATTACTGTGTAAACATTATGGGTCTTTGTATTTTACAAAATATTTTCTGTAACTTAATCCTATAATGATATTTATTCTTAAGAAGACTTAAGaaaaaaatttctaacatttttagatcactacaagaaaaacacccattcaggtacacttgaaaagtgtagccaaaagtgaaaaaaaatgatgccttagactacggctacgctttttggactacggctacgctttttggggtgattcctattcggccgttgcctattctcaaaggctacgcttttctgcaccaagggctacgttTTTGGCGTTTGAGAATATggtgcgcttttcaagtgatgctgtccaggagcaaaggctacgcttttcagtttccatttttaccagaataggctacgcttttcaacgctattgcatcacctgtaaagcgtagccacattgtataccatggctACTTTTATAAGTatagccttaggtccctcgtttttttttttaaattagtcaaaaattataaaataaaaataaatacataataataccatacaatattctttaaataataaaaattatcctttaacaaaatatatttataatgaactaaaaaTATTGGGATGATCATAAATgagtattcatacatctcacactaaattaaGCATACCCATATCAAAATATACATTAgaccacttagaatttactactaataaactATAAAAACCAAAATACTGTATcctacataagtatcttctaataaaagttattaatcttctgatagaagagaaaaaaataaattgatgtCAAATAGAGCACCTAACATCTGCGACTGAATTGAACACATATTGAAGCAAATTCTTAGCTTCTCCCATTGAGCGCAACTGATTCCGGCGTCCTCTATTCGTAAAGGCCCGCTCTCGTTTTTTGCCTCGAAAAGCTGAGAAGTCATTGCCACAAGTGAATTAGATGATATGCTTAACATGCCTTTAAAGAAAAGAGTGCACGTGTCAGCGATCATTAGTGACATAGTAGTAAAATTAACCTACCAACTTGACTCATAGTGATATCTTTCAAGAACTAAATTGAAAGTATTGAATTTTTAATCAGTTTAATGAACCATATCGACTTATGTGTGATTTTTGATAATCCAATTTAAATATTATCTCGTGAATCAAGTCACGTAAGACCAAATAGGTTAATTGACACTACTTACCAATATCTTCAATGATAGTTTTTCATCACTTAGAATAGGCAATTTGCTTCCGAAAACTAGCTTTGATACATCAGGTGCCTTTGATGACCTGCATTATTATCCAACAACTCATATATTTGTCACTTTCTCCTAATAAAAGAAGAAACAAATATGAATGATGATGATTCATTAGTTAATAGTTTTTAGGAATAAGCTACGCTTTTCAAATATAgcctaaaaaaagtgtggctgaatgggtatttttcttgtagtggatgtTGAAACTAAAGCAAGTGCCAACTTCTCCAGTTTTAGATATCGAAGCTCGACATGCTAAAGAAATATACTGGTGTTGAATGCGATTTACCTCTCTAACTAAAACGAAACTAGCAACATAATTATTGACAGATAAATATAGATATAGAAGCCTCCCAACCACTAGACGATGCAGGAGGATATATAGTAGGTGTAGATAATATGTCTATTAACTCAGCAAAAGCATGCTTGCAATCCGGATTCCAACAGAATTCTTTTTGCTTATTTGAAGTCTAGAAAACTTATCTAGGCAATGCGTGAGCCGATGTAAAAGTGGGACAAAGATGCTAGTTGTCCAGTTAACTATTGTCAGACATCCTTCAAGGGCGGAGGACTTTTTATGTTTAGCATATATAGCATGCCACATGTTAGGATTTGCTTTAATGCCTCGGTTGGTCAACATAAAACTTAGGAACTTTTCTCCCTAGTCCCTTATGCATACTTCTTTGTCGAATATGATACTCTCTTAACTatgcaaatatttttaattaaaaggtCAATAACATGACTACTCCCCCATCATTGTTTTGGTGACTATGTCCTCAACATAAACCTCAATGTTGCGGCCGATTTGATTAGCAAAGACTTAGCTTTATGAGACGTTGATAAGTTATTAATTGCATTTGTAAGAATAGATGACATAACTTTATAACAAAAATGATCGTGTTTAgtaataaatctaaattaatctTAGTCATCATGGTGCATTAAAATTTGATTATATCtgttttgtcaatttttagcaaatcgatagtGGTTCGATTAtaatggtctgggagcgaaatttacttctttttttgcaggtaccagttctataagtgcatcaaaggTTCTCGAATTAGACGagtattaaaatagaaaataagttcgaaaaaatgccaaaaaggataaaagaagcgtaaaagaaaagattcgaaaagtaaattgactgaaatcgaaatagtttggattgaatttaaacaaagcagtaAAATGCCTTCGACTGAATCAAAGGACTTTTGACATAGAAATTAAAGACACTAAAATGTAAATTGGACAAAGAAATTAAACattgcttgaaagataaattgGACAGGAAAAGTAAAGTTTTACAGAAAGTGTAAATGGAAATTAAAGacaatggaaggaaccctacagaaatcgaactcgaatgcagactcagaaattcgttggggatgtgagtgtgcttgagtgtatttTTGAAGAAAAGTTCCAACCCCTATTTCTTAGAACTTGCTAGTATTTATTATCTACTTTCTATAACCGACCATTAATTGCATGGTGCTGCCTTGTATGTGCATTCTTTGGTAACCGTTTTCTCTTTTGCTAATGAACGTTACCAATAAATTCCCAACTCAGAGAAAAGCTTTCAACTTCCTTCTTTGTATAACCGCTCGATTTCCCATTTCGAAAGCGCCATTCGATCCTCTATTCGAATTATCTTCCCGATTCACCAAGGTATCAAAATCAAGTACACGTCAGACAACTTCCATTTAACACTGGTACATGTGTCTTCGATTTCTGCTCCCTTCTTAATATCTCTCCAACATTTCGAGTTAGCTTATTCTTTCGAAAGAATATCTTGATCAACAAATTGCCCCCTAGGATTAAAGAAAAGCAAGATCGGGCAATTTCATCTCTAATTGAAGCGATCTCTTCAGATTAACTTGAAAATCTAGACTTTATCTTTAGTAATGATAGGGTTTGATAGTTTTCTAATTAATTTGGGATGTTCATCAATATGACATGTCCTTAATAGAACCGATCTTCTTCTCGATTCTTAACAACCTAGTCCCTCCTGAAATAAGATAGTAGTGGTTTTAGCTTGTAGTTCTCGTGATGACATGCTATTATGTTATGTAGGTTTTATCTATTTGATAGGACTAATAAGAAATTTTACACTAAGCCATATTTATGGGTCAACGTATGTGAGGGATCAACCTTAAGTGAATACATTGGTTTCTTTCTTGTAAGGAGGTAGGAAAGGATCCAGAGTTGCCTAAGGCTTTGAGAGCCAGGATGCTTGTTTTTGAAGATGAAGTAAACATGGTCATAGGCCAATATCTCGGTGCTGTTGAAAATATGGATGAACACTTTACCCTAGTTGGTCGCCTTGACTAAACTTTCTTATACCCCTTAAGTAAGAGGAGGAATAGGAATAGACATTCTCTGAATAGTAACACGATAAGGCCAAAGATCTACCCAAAGTGGGAAATTAACAATTTGATTCTTATAAAGGCTACAATCTTCAGTCCACCTCTTGACATGGAGGACATAATTTTTGAACAACCATGGAGATCTACATTCAATCCTTATGACATCTAGGTCTTTAGAGTAAAGGAACTGGAATCTATTGCTACCCTTATCACTCACATGAAAAACTTCAAGTTTACTCTATATGGCCCGTAGAGCATTCTCCATAGTTCCTATAGAGAAAGGTTTGTTAGCAAAGAGTTTGCCAATGAGACCATTAGCACAAGCGTTAACCCCCTTTGAGATATTCCCTTTCTCCAATAGCACCACCTCCTCCTTACTATTATTCTCATTACAGTCATTATGTTCTTCTGTTTCAGCCATACTAGTGAGAATTCAAATACTGTAGACTCTCCTTTTATAAACGGGAGTTtacataaaattgattttacaaatttgattttgatgaaaagtaagtttgtgttgacgtgatttatgtttggcaatctttatattaaaatggattataataaaataaatattgtttaacAAGTCACATGTTGTTATTCTCCAGTATGGAAATTGTTTCCAAGTATTCAAAATAAATTACTTACTAATAAGCCTAAGAGAAGAAGATCATAATGATAAGAAGAGGGTCTTCTTAAATTAAATTCCTTCTGCTGAGCAAGTTGGGATGCAACACTGTGATCAAAGTAGTAAAGCACAGCAATCATAGTTGCTGGTATAAATGCTCCAATTATATAAATAAGAGGCACATTCAACATATCCTGTAAAACCCAGCATAAGCTAGAATTAGACTCTTTCTTTCTGAAATGATATTATCCGTTGTCAACTATAAGAAAAATATATGCATCAAAGTAATTAGAGATACCTTGATTACAGTCCAATTTGAGTATGCACCAGGAGACCATGGATTTGGACTGAAAAGCCGCCTTGGGATTCCCCTTGGAACATTATTGGCTGGTATGTAAGACACAGCAGTCCACATAAGAACCATAAGAGGAACTCCATAATCAGCTATAAATCCCCTCAAGCAACCTATAAGATAATGTTAATCAGCCACTACCACAGAATCCAATCATCATATTGCATTAAGGAAAGCAATTTTGAAAGAATTCAAAACTGGAGCTGACTAGAAGACTAACAGACAGAGAAGGACATGAAAGTAGTTTGTCTAAGCTTAACCAAACTTGCAATCTAACTAGCAATGCTTTAAATTTCCCATTGAATCCTACATCAGAATTCAGAAGTTTGCTCAATACCTGTGCCATAACGCCACGATCTAGCTTTACGACTTCTTAATGCAGTAAACAGAAGGCCAAATGACAAAACCAAGGCGAACATTCCATTCCCAAACAGCCAAGAGGATTGGTGTGCAATCTGATTGATACCTTCTCTTTGGTGTGGTACACCAAACTCCTCCACTAGCCCCTTGAAGATGGAAAGATATTATTTAATCCTTTTATTCAACTGGAGCATCATTTTGCTTGATTATGTAGGATTCCTATCTACTAACTAACCAAGTTGTATATTACTCTGGTACTTACCCTTATGGCCTGCTGCATGAAGAGCATTGCGATCAACAGACCGAATAGTTCACCAGCAAGGCGTGTGAATCTGTTAATAATAGAGCATGCACCAAGGATGGCCAACAAAAACAGCAATAAGGCAGTCCAAACACATACCCTAAACATCATTAAGATAGTAAAGAATAGTTCTCAAGGCAGCATTAAATTCCCTCTATACTAAGTAATCACTAAAAGGATATCAAAGAATACCATCCAGCCCAAGCGAGGAACAGCCTTTGCCCCAAATCTTTTCTATCCTTTGCAAAATCGTATAGGAATGTATACATCAGAACAGTTGGCTCAGCTACACCTAGTATGAGGAGAGGTTGCCCTCCAAGGATTGCATGGACAATGCCACATAGCGCAGTCGATGTTAGGGTCTGCACTGCAGTTAGAGTTCCATCTACAACATATAACCAATAAAGCATTACTTATACGAACCAAACAAAAGGATCATGAAAATATTAAAACGGAGACTGAACCTGAAAAATAATTTTGTACCAGTATTTCTCTCTAATTGCTCCCCAAAAGAGATAACAGGAATAGCTGATGCAAAAAATATGTATGTAGTTGGGGCAAGGATCCTACACAacataaacatgaaaattaaatcttTGACAAAGCTTGAATCTGCACCATTTGCATAATATCACATACCTGATGCCTGCCTTGAATCCACTGGTCCAATCTTGCTTATAGCAGAGAATTCTTCCTTTGAGATCATTCTTGATCCCGCGAAAGGGAACAAATGTTTCTTCCATGAAGGTCTTAAGTTATCCGTTATAGtacaatgaaatgaaacagaATATGTGATTCTAAGATAACGAATCACTTCAAAGGACTTGAGAAACAAAAATTGTGATCAAAGTTGTACATTTGGAAAAAAAAACTCAATCAAAAGTTTAGGCTAAGAAACCAGAACCCTATATGCCATACTCTTCCTAAAGAGGAAAGCAGGGGAAATGGATGTCCATTTGTCATGAttgaggaaaataaataaatgaaccaACTTGGATAATTTACATTTCATAGAACAATAGGAAGAATGAATAGATCATATTATCTTAATAACAAAATGAGTTAGTAATTGAACCAAAACGACACGGATTTTGCACAACTCTTCTAATAGTTACCAGGGTGATGGAAAGTTTCGCTAACCTGTATCCAAGTTACATGACACACCCACCAAACTAAACTCAAATTAAATGAACATAAATTTCTAACGGAAACTCATCATTGCCACATGCATTAGTTATAATTTCAGAAGCATTTGAGGATAACAGAGCGGTTACACATTTACACGAGGAAGATGGCGCAGTTGATCAGAACTAACACTTTGGAGTAACTTTGGAACAAAATGAGGATAGAAAAAGGGtgctttaataataaaaattcaaaattacttAAAACTTTGTGTGTTTTGCAAGGAGAATGGAGCATACCAGAGTCACAAGAAGAAGATGAGGAAGTTACATGACGCTAAGACAACAAAGAAAATGAAGTAATGGTTGGTGAGGCAATGAATGAGCAAAGCGTGaggataaatataaatataaatagaaaGCAGAGAAATGATATGGTGTTTTTGGTGAGAATGTGGGTTAGCGAATGATGAGTTGTTATATATAGTGTGACTAGtgagtgaatgaatgaatgaaagaaGATTGAAGTGGAAGCAGCCGAAGCAGCGCTAGGAGTACGACTACGAACTGTACCATGAAAATGGAATTGTGACACAGAAATGAAGAACCTTTCTGCAAACCATGtttttaatttcttctatttttctagaCAGTATAAACGggagtttgtataaaattgattttgtaaactttattttgatgaaaaataagtttgtgttaaagtgatttatgtttagcaatctttatatcaaaatgaattatagtaaaataaatattgtttgaatTACACtactcaaaattatttttggttaaaaaattaCTAAGATAGACatcaacttaaataatttttatatattatcttatcattttaatttaaatatttgaatagatcttactaattaattttataataaaattaatatttacttactaaattaaagtaatatataataattagtaaaatatattttatactaaaaataaaaaatatatgaataaactaatagtttaatatgttaatgtaaataaatattaaattaaaagataaaacactaataaaatacataaaaaataatatcttatgCAAAATTAGTACATAACAATACCATTATTTCTACTGCATGTAATTAATAATTTGATCCTTAATTGAGTCTCGAATACGATCTATTTCTACAAAAGAGCTAATAGTTAAAGTTTATCAGAATTTTCATCAACATGACTATTATCTTCCACATCAAGAATATTTGCATGTGTCATATTGATTAAATTCAGTATCTGTTTCAAAGTGTCTTCTAATAAAATTATGAATAGCTATAGTTACACACACTATGTGCACTTGAATTTCAATTTTGAACTTAGGTATGTATCGCATGATAGCAAATCTTTTATTTTACACTCTAAAAGTCCTTTCTATTGTGCATCTTAAGCTTTAGTgataataattaaacacttcTTATGATTTATAAATCCAgaaaaatggctaaaatatgcAAGATGATAGTGCTCACTTTTAGATGAACCAATATATCCCTTTGGTATTGGATAACCGGTATCTACCAAATAATATTTACGTAATGAACAATAAAATTAGTTACATATCATATGATAACCAAGTAAATATAGCTTATTTGTAagaatatgataaaaattaatcTGGAGGAGGATATGAAAAATTTATGGTAGGAATTGTAATAGCATTGTCAAATATACAAGCATCATGCACAGTGTCTTTCCATCCAAGTAAAGCAAAAATAAAGCACATGTCCAATCACATATAACTATTATATTTTGTGTTAGATATTCTTTTCTTCTAATAAATTTGGATCGATCACTTGAGCTAATTGCACATGAGATATGAGTACCATCAATTACTCATATagcatttttaaaaaaatggcaATACAGTTGGTCGTTTTTATTTTGCTATGAATATTCTGAAACTTAGGATCCAATagcttaatatattttataaacaATCTCAAGCAAGAAACCAATATCTCATGAAAATGTCTATTTACTATCTCTTTAGAATATTAAAATCTTTCTTTGTATCATCTTATTATCCAATCCATGACCAACCATATTTAAGAACATTACAACCATTTTCTGAACTCCCATCCGCCTTGTGTATTTTAATCCATGTTCAACTAATTCagcacaaaattaaaaaaaaaaatatatttttccatCCAAAATATTTCATAACAACGAATGCCATTGTCACATAGAATTTTTTGTACCCATAAATAATTCGTTTGTTCACTAGTCCTGCATGGTTCTTTGCATAAATA harbors:
- the LOC107620143 gene encoding boron transporter 1 isoform X1: MEETFVPFRGIKNDLKGRILCYKQDWTSGFKAGIRILAPTTYIFFASAIPVISFGEQLERNTDGTLTAVQTLTSTALCGIVHAILGGQPLLILGVAEPTVLMYTFLYDFAKDRKDLGQRLFLAWAGWVCVWTALLLFLLAILGACSIINRFTRLAGELFGLLIAMLFMQQAIRGLVEEFGVPHQREGINQIAHQSSWLFGNGMFALVLSFGLLFTALRSRKARSWRYGTGCLRGFIADYGVPLMVLMWTAVSYIPANNVPRGIPRRLFSPNPWSPGAYSNWTVIKDMLNVPLIYIIGAFIPATMIAVLYYFDHSVASQLAQQKEFNLRRPSSYHYDLLLLGLLVSNLF
- the LOC107620143 gene encoding probable boron transporter 2 isoform X2, which produces MISKEEFSAISKIGPVDSRQASDGTLTAVQTLTSTALCGIVHAILGGQPLLILGVAEPTVLMYTFLYDFAKDRKDLGQRLFLAWAGWVCVWTALLLFLLAILGACSIINRFTRLAGELFGLLIAMLFMQQAIRGLVEEFGVPHQREGINQIAHQSSWLFGNGMFALVLSFGLLFTALRSRKARSWRYGTGCLRGFIADYGVPLMVLMWTAVSYIPANNVPRGIPRRLFSPNPWSPGAYSNWTVIKDMLNVPLIYIIGAFIPATMIAVLYYFDHSVASQLAQQKEFNLRRPSSYHYDLLLLGLLVSNLF